A genome region from Arachis duranensis cultivar V14167 chromosome 8, aradu.V14167.gnm2.J7QH, whole genome shotgun sequence includes the following:
- the LOC107460084 gene encoding protein WALLS ARE THIN 1 produces MADSGSSSSRRMWCSIPEKLQLHGAMLALQFGYAGFHVVSRAALNMGVSKLVFPVYRNIIAFLLLLPFAYFLEKKERPAITLNFLLQFFLLALVGITANQGFYLLGLDNTSPTFASAIQNSVPAITFLMAAILRIEKVRLDRRDGVAKVAGTVFCVAGASVITLYKGPTIYSPEPPLQTAAMSLGAAAEEGKNWTLGCVYLIGHCLSWSGWLVLQAPVLKKYPARLSVTSYTCFFGLLQFLAIALVVERDVNAWIFQSGAEVFTIVYAGVVASGIAFAVQIWCIHRGGPVFVAVYQPVQTLVVAVMASLALGEQFYLGGIIGAVLIVVGLYLVLWGKSEEKKFASQSQHVIASGPEHSSIRPASHAKSSLTQPLLPSSTENV; encoded by the exons ATGGCTGATTCAGGATCCTCATCGTCAAGGAGGATGTGGTGCTCCATCCCAGAGAAGCTTCAACTACATGGTGCCATGCTGGCACTCCAGTTTGGCTATGCTGGCTTTCATGTTGTCTCAAGAGCTGCCCTTAACATGGGCGTTAGCAAACTTGTCTTCCCAGTCTACCGCAACATCATTGcttttctcctcctccttccctTTGCATACTTCTTGGAGAA GAAGGAGAGGCCTGCCATTACTTTAAACTTCTTGCTGCAGTTCTTTCTTCTGGCACTTGTTGG GATTACAGCGAACCAAGGATTTTACTTGCTGGGATTGGACAACACATCTCCAACATTTGCATCTGCAATACAGAACTCTGTGCCAGCCATTACATTTCTCATGGCAGCCATACTCAGGATAGAGAAAGTGCGGCTCGACAGAAGAGATGGCGTGGCAAAGGTAGCCGGAACAGTATTCTGTGTGGCGGGGGCGTCCGTCATAACACTCTACAAGGGTCCAACCATCTACAGCCCAGAACCACCGCTGCAGACCGCAGCCATGAGCCTAGGGGCGGCAGCAGAAGAGGGAAAGAACTGGACCCTGGGATGTGTCTACCTCATTGGCCATTGCTTGTCTTGGTCCGGTTGGCTCGTCCTGCAGGCTCCGGTTCTGAAGAAGTACCCGGCTCGGCTCTCCGTGACTTCCTACACGTGCTTCTTTGGACTGTTGCAATTCCTTGCCATTGCTCTGGTGGTTGAAAGAGATGTGAATGCTTGGATTTTCCAATCAGGTGCTGAAGTCTTCACTATTGTATACGCGGGAGTGGTTGCTTCCGGCATAGCCTTTGCGGTGCAGATATGGTGCATTCACAGAGGTGGCCCTGTGTTCGTGGCGGTGTATCAGCCAGTCCAGACTCTTGTCGTCGCTGTCATGGCTTCCCTTGCTTTGGGTGAACAGTTCTACTTAGGCGG GATCATTGGAGCAGTTTTGATCGTAGTGGGTCTGTACCTAGTCCTGTGGGGTAAATCCGAAGAGAAGAAATTTGCATCTCAATCGCAACATGTCATTGCTTCTGGTCCAGAGCACAGTAGCATCAGGCCCGCAAGCCATGCCAAATCATCTCTTACTCAGCCTCTTCTTCCTTCCTCAACGGAAAATGTTTGA
- the LOC107460088 gene encoding transcription initiation factor IIF subunit beta: MEEENGYVGSSTSNLETSKAERSVWLMKCPLVVSKSWQNHPPSQPLAKVVLSLDPLHADDPSALQFTMEMAGTDAVNMPKTYSLNMFKDFVPMCVFSETSQGGKVAMEGKVEHKFDMKPHGENIEEYGKLCRERTNKSMIKNRQIQVIDNDRGVLMRPMPGMIGLVSSNSKDKKKTQPVKQTDTKRTRRDRGELEDIMFKLFERQPNWALKQLVQETDQPAQFLKEILNELCVYNKRGANQGTYELKPEYKKSVVEDTNAE, from the exons ATGGAGGAGGAAAACGGTTATGTTGGCAGCAGCACCTCCAACTTGGAGACTTCCAAGGCGGAGCGATCTGTGTGGCTTATGAAGTGCCCTCTTGTCGTTTCCAAGTCGTGGCAGAACCACCCTCCTTCTCAGCCACTTGCCAAGGTCGTTCTCTCCCTTGATCCTCTCCACGCCGATGACCCCTCTGCTCTTCAG TTTACAATGGAGATGGCTGGGACTGATGCTGTTAATATGCCAAAAACATATTCCCTGAATATGTTTAAAGACTTTGTACCTATGTGTGTTTTCTCAGAGACAAGCCAAG GTGGCAAGGTTGCAATGGAAGGGAAGGTTGAACATAAGTTCGATATGAAACCCCATGGTGAAAACATTGAAGAGTATGGCAAATTGTGTCGTGAGAGAACAAACAAATCCATGATAAAAAATCGACAAATACAG GTTATTGATAATGATCGTGGAGTATTAATGAGGCCAATGCCTGGAATGATTGGTCTAGTTTCATCCAATTCAAAG GATAAGAAGAAGACACAGCCAGTTAAACAAACTGATACAAAGAGAACAAGAAGAGATAGAGGAGAACTGGAGGATATAATGTTCAAGTTATTTGAAAGACAGCCTAATTGGGCATTGAAGCAGCTTGTCCAGGAGACTGATCAACCTGCT CAATTCTTGAAAGAGATCCTGAATGAACTATGTGTATACAATAAAAGAGGTGCCAATCAAGGAACTTACGAGCTGAAGCCGGAATACAAGAAATCTGTTGTTGAAGATACAAATGCCGAATAA